ATGAAGCCGGCCACCTGAACCGGCGGCAGCCCCTCGCAGATCTTCGTGAACGACACGATATCGGAGAAGAGCACGGTGACGACTCGCTCGGTAGGGGCGAGCGGGTCCTCACCGTTGCCACGGTGACTGATCTGCTCGACGATCCGGTTGTCGAGATACTTGCTCAGATAAGCGCGGGCCTCTCGTTCGGAATCGACCAATTGGCTCAAGCGGCCGCGCTCGATCCCGATCGCTGCCTGATGCGCCACGGCCAACAGCAAGTCGAGATCGTCTTCGTTGAAGATTTTAGTGAAGCGGGTCGAATCGAGCGACAGGAAGCCGATGATGTTGTCGCCGGTCCAAAGCGGCACGCAGAGCGTCGAGCAAACGTTCATCTCTTCGAGCGACCTGAGGATATTCGCCGACCCGCCTCCCTGAATCAGCACACCCGAGCGGCGATCGAGCAGCGTCCGCAAGACGGTCCGGCTCACGCGGACTTGTTGCCCCTCCGCCAGTCCGAGGGCGGCGATCGGCACCGGCCGGCGCTGATCGTCCAAGAGACAAAGCAAGCCGCGATCGGCCCCCGTCTGCTCCAGCACGATGACCAGGATTTCGTCCATCAATTGCTTGGGATCGAAGATCCGCACCAACTTTTCACTGACTCCTTGGATCAACCGAAGCTTGGCCTCGGCAAGGCCTTCGTTCGGGCGGCGCTTGAGGCTCGGCGGTTCCACTTTTCCCGCCGCACGCGCCGAAGCGGTCAGCAGCATCGTCTGGGCCGCCGTGGGCGCCGCCGGATCGACAGGCCGGACCTCAAAATGAGAGGTCGATTCTTCTTCCGGCGTGTCGTCGATCAATAGCGACCGCTCCCAAACGCTGCCGGGACCGCCGCTGTCCGATTCATTGTCGCCGACGATCGATTGCAAGAAGGAGCTGGCGTAACCCGATCCGCCGGACTGTGCGCCGATGGCGGGCGCGGCCGCGGCCAATTCGGTTTCGAAGATCAACTCGGTTGCGCCGAGCTGGATCCGGTCGCCCGGTCCGAGCCGCGCGGTCGGAACGCGCTGGCCGTTAACGAAGGTGCCGTTCAAGCTACCGCGATCTTCGATTCGCCAACCGTTCTCGTCCCGGACGAGTTGAGCATGTTTTGAGGAGCATGCGCTGTCGGCCAAGGGGATGGCGTTCGAGGCGCCGCGACCGACCGTGACGGTCTCTTCGCCCAGATTGTGGACGATCCCATCGGCGGTTTTGAGAATGGCCATGAACTCAAGTTTACTCAGCCGGACCCAAAAGCACGAAGGGGGCCCAATAATATGGCGACGCCCACTTCGGGTTGGCGCGGATCGACTTGCGGGCTTCCGCGAGCGCGGTCGCGTAGTTCACTTTCGTTCCCTGCCGATCGGCCTTGGCGATCGCCCCGAAAAACGTCCCCATCAACTCGGCCGTCGAGGCGTCGTCGACATTCCAGTGGCTGCAAACGACGCGCTTTCCCCCGGCGGCCAAGAACGCTTGAGCGAGCGTCGCCCCGGCCTCTAGGGGCCGATCGGGGCCGACATTCGTCTGGCACGCGCTCAACACCACAAGTTCGCAGCCCGAAAGCGGCAGCTCATGAATCTCGTGAATTGAGAGAAAGCCGTCGTCGTCGGAGGATTCGCTCATCCCCCGGCTGGGAGCGAGTGCAATCGCGCCGAATAAGTTGTCGTGTTGGGTGTCGACCAAGCCATGCGCGGCAAGGTGGATATAGCGGCGGTTGGCGATTTGGGATCGCACATTTCCTTCGGTCGCGTCGTCCCATTCCAGTCGTTTGACGCGATCGGCCGGAAACGACTCTGCCACCCGATCGCACTCCTTGGCCGTTCCCGGCAAGAGCGGCAGTCGGCCGCCGAGTTCCAAGAAGGCGTCGCGCGAAACCGCGGCCAACGAATCCAAATGAAGCTTATCGTCGGTCTGAGGGTAGTGCGGATTCCCGACGGTGAGAACGGTCGCGGCGGTCTTCGGATCGGCCGCGGGCCGCGAAAGAAGATTGACAAGGATCGTCGCCGAGGGTGCATAGGTGATCGAAGGAAAGACGTCGAGCAAATAGCGCGGCGACTCGCCCGATTCGAGCAGCAGCGCCTCGAATGGGAGTTGATGCAACGCTCCGTCGGGGACGATAGTGATTCCTTGCGGATTGCGCTCTGCGATGCGCTTGCGCACTTCGCGTGGCAAGAGCACTTCAGCCAATTGCGTTCCTTGCTCGGCGGCCATCACTCCCTTCTGCGAGTGAACGATGCCGCTTAGGCCGCGGCCGCCGGCGCGATCGCGCAGGTCGGCCAGATACTGGCTCACGATCTGAACGGCAATCGGCCGCGTCAGCGGGCCGGCCTTCATCTTCAATCCAGCCGCCAGCGGCTCGGGAATCACCAGCGGCACGACGTCAACCGGCGTTTGCGGATCACCGATGATCAATAAATGGCTTTCTTTCGAGCCGAGATAATAGAAGAGCATGAGATTATGGGAATCGCCCATTAGTCGGCGGATCGAATCGAGAGACCCAATCGGCGTGCCGCGCTCGCGCTGCTCGCGATAAAAGGAGCTGGCATTGCGGATGTCGGTCCAGACTTGAGCAAATTGCTCTTGGGCGCCGGCGTAGTCCTTCAGCAATTGATCGAGAGACGATTGAGGATCCGTCGCGCCCGCCGCGGCCTGCATCTGGCCGCGGAGCGTCCCCAGCTTCGTTCGGAGGGTCCGCTCGCGGTCGAGCAATTCCTTCGCGCCTGGTCCGGTCAGGGTTTCGCGCAGATCGACTCCGGCGAGGCTGAGCTGATCGAGAAACGTGCGATTGCGTCCTTGTTCGGCGAACTGAAAGGCCTCATCGATTCGGCCGGCTTGCAGGTTGCATGCGACCAAGAGATCGAATGCGAAATCGAAGTGACTGAAATACTCGGCCCGCTCCTCCTCGGCGCCGAAGGTTCCGGCTCGCGGCGCTTCGACCAGCTTGACCGCAGCTTGCAGCAACGTGATGGCTTCGTCGAGCTTTCCCTCGCCGCGCAGGATTTCTGCCAAATTGCAGTACGTTAGGTAATGCACGGCCGGATAGGCCTGAATCGTTTGCTGCAAGGCTAGGGCTTTGCGAAACAGCGTTTCAGCTTTGCCCGGTTGTCCGCGAAGTGATTCGGCCGTCCCCAGAAAATACAGCGTTCGCGCGACTTGGGACGTTTGCCCGGCGGCCTGCTGAATCTCGATGGCGCGGTTCCAATCGTGGGCCGCCGCGTCGAATTCGCCGCGACGACTGGCGATTGCCGCTCTCTGATTCAATACGGTCGCGGCGACCGGTTCATGTTCGAGCTTGTCGGCCTGACACAGTTCCCATGCGTGCCGGTTGGACTCGGCCGCGTCGTCTAGCCGATTGGTCGCGATGTCGAGCCACGTCATGGCAGAGTACAAACTCACCGCGCCCGGAGCGTCACGACCAAAGACACGCTCGAACACGTCGATCGCTTCGCGGCATTTTCCGAGGGCCCGATCGAACTCTCCCTGGCTTTTATAGGCCATCGCCAGATTGAGGAGCGAGTTGCTGAGCGAATCTTCAGCCACGCGGCCACGCTGGCGATAGATGTCGATCGCGCGATCGAACAAGTTGATCGCCTTGGCGTATTCCCCTTTGGCCAGATAGACGCTCGCCAGATTATTGAGCGAATAGGCCAACCGCATGTCGTCGGGATGGAGAATTCGAGTGCGGACCGCCAACGCCTCCTCGAATAGCGCTTGGGCCTCGGTGAACGACCCGATCGCCCGCTCGACGACCCCCAGGTCGTTGAGCGCTCGGGCCAATGGATTCGGCGCGGGCGGATTTCGGCGGCGCCAATAGTCGAGGCTTTTAGTCAACAATGGCTTGGCCGCTTCATAGTTCTCGACCGCACCGTACAGCGCCCCGAGATCGGCGCTGGCCGCTTGCGTGAGCGGATGATCCCTTCCGAGGCGCTCCTGGCGCAGCTCCAGGAGACGGCGGCCGAATCCGATCGCCTCTCCGAATTGCCCCATTTGCTGATAAACGGTCTCAAGCTGGCCGAGCAGGC
This region of Pirellulales bacterium genomic DNA includes:
- a CDS encoding adenylate/guanylate cyclase domain-containing protein, giving the protein MAILKTADGIVHNLGEETVTVGRGASNAIPLADSACSSKHAQLVRDENGWRIEDRGSLNGTFVNGQRVPTARLGPGDRIQLGATELIFETELAAAAPAIGAQSGGSGYASSFLQSIVGDNESDSGGPGSVWERSLLIDDTPEEESTSHFEVRPVDPAAPTAAQTMLLTASARAAGKVEPPSLKRRPNEGLAEAKLRLIQGVSEKLVRIFDPKQLMDEILVIVLEQTGADRGLLCLLDDQRRPVPIAALGLAEGQQVRVSRTVLRTLLDRRSGVLIQGGGSANILRSLEEMNVCSTLCVPLWTGDNIIGFLSLDSTRFTKIFNEDDLDLLLAVAHQAAIGIERGRLSQLVDSEREARAYLSKYLDNRIVEQISHRGNGEDPLAPTERVVTVLFSDIVSFTKICEGLPPVQVAGFIREYLTMMTELVFAHGGTIDKYVGDAIMALFGAPMPSPDSAGSAIRCALEMRERIRDFRVPKPGGAALRIRVGINTGPVVVGNIGSARRMEYTAIGDAVNVAARLETFARPNEICIDETTHSQTGGAFNVEEIGTIDVRNRAQPVSVYKVLSAN
- a CDS encoding CHAT domain-containing tetratricopeptide repeat protein, which gives rise to MRACLSTVVLLLVGLSSIFAAEPATAPADQTTVLRASAFFAAGRLVEAERMFRDVLAAVDAGSLPKQELGHCLGPLVQIYRTWGRNDDALRMAERFRTFLQNAPKLDATIRQQQLDEIALQLVDILTALNRSDDAEHYLADAIRANQSERGDPTRRLLLLMKSAQLAEAEGDSAKSRERWSQVVAEGKVEVARVEKRELPAKVFPDCVAALSVAYVALEDFSAAIEIKRKLLDVQIARKDRAAEVTTRSEIGSLRLQDREFAAARDEFTAALAIEHKLAVGSLTEADLESRLAGVLQAQGFVSDAKQHWGVAAALYADALAKAERDENGINAVMSLLGQLETVYQQMGQFGEAIGFGRRLLELRQERLGRDHPLTQAASADLGALYGAVENYEAAKPLLTKSLDYWRRRNPPAPNPLARALNDLGVVERAIGSFTEAQALFEEALAVRTRILHPDDMRLAYSLNNLASVYLAKGEYAKAINLFDRAIDIYRQRGRVAEDSLSNSLLNLAMAYKSQGEFDRALGKCREAIDVFERVFGRDAPGAVSLYSAMTWLDIATNRLDDAAESNRHAWELCQADKLEHEPVAATVLNQRAAIASRRGEFDAAAHDWNRAIEIQQAAGQTSQVARTLYFLGTAESLRGQPGKAETLFRKALALQQTIQAYPAVHYLTYCNLAEILRGEGKLDEAITLLQAAVKLVEAPRAGTFGAEEERAEYFSHFDFAFDLLVACNLQAGRIDEAFQFAEQGRNRTFLDQLSLAGVDLRETLTGPGAKELLDRERTLRTKLGTLRGQMQAAAGATDPQSSLDQLLKDYAGAQEQFAQVWTDIRNASSFYREQRERGTPIGSLDSIRRLMGDSHNLMLFYYLGSKESHLLIIGDPQTPVDVVPLVIPEPLAAGLKMKAGPLTRPIAVQIVSQYLADLRDRAGGRGLSGIVHSQKGVMAAEQGTQLAEVLLPREVRKRIAERNPQGITIVPDGALHQLPFEALLLESGESPRYLLDVFPSITYAPSATILVNLLSRPAADPKTAATVLTVGNPHYPQTDDKLHLDSLAAVSRDAFLELGGRLPLLPGTAKECDRVAESFPADRVKRLEWDDATEGNVRSQIANRRYIHLAAHGLVDTQHDNLFGAIALAPSRGMSESSDDDGFLSIHEIHELPLSGCELVVLSACQTNVGPDRPLEAGATLAQAFLAAGGKRVVCSHWNVDDASTAELMGTFFGAIAKADRQGTKVNYATALAEARKSIRANPKWASPYYWAPFVLLGPAE